TTGATGCAGTGACCAAGCATTGTCACGGAAAACGCGTCATCTCGTTTCAGTCCAAGTGCCTGCGTAGAAACCACcccaacaaaattaaaaatgtattaagagTATTTCCATTAAGTTCAAGCAACACAATGCTCTATACACCCATTTGTTTTTTCTACCGTGTGGAAGTAGTCAATGGCGCTCTCAAAGTTGCCCATGAGACTGTGCACGTAGCCTATAGCAGCATAGGTGGAGGCATGCTGGGGGATCAGCACCAGGGCTTGACGGTGGTACTCCAGAGCCTGGTCGTACTTTCTACAGAAATACATATATTAGTTAAAaacaatagtaaaaaaaaaacatattatagggccccgcaaccctagtgaggataagcggcatagagaaTGGTTGGATATTAGAGGGATGGTGCAGGATTACTTACTTCAGTTTACGACATACGTGACCCAGGTTGTTTAGCAAAGGCTCCCATTTGTCTACAGTCACCTTAAAACAGTAGTAATAAAACAGCTGAGTcacttttgtaaaataaaaagataatttGTTTTGCTGGCACTTACTTCATTCCCGATGGCTTTTATCTTCTCCATCGCATCAAGGAAATACTTCTCAGCCATCTTCCAGCTAGAGCAtagtgggggaaaaaaggttttttacACAACTAAACATCTCCACAAATGGGAGCTGTCCCGGATTGATGCATttgtataatgtgtgtgtgtgtgtgtgtctgtgtggaagAGTGACTCACTCTCCATTCTGAAATGCAACCACGGCCACCTCATGTATTACAAATGGGTCCTCTGGAGCAATACTCAGCGCTTGGCTGAAGAAGCGCTCTGCCAGCTTGGAATTGTTGGTCAGGCCATACTCCAGTCCAATGTACAGCATAGGTAGGTGGCATCtacatgacaaaacaaacacTATTATTGAACACTATGTTTTGTAAAACTAATCAAAATGTGGCCGATATTATTGGTAAAGATAAAACACAGTGGCATAATTTGAACACTATGgtgaagaaaaaagttgcaccACTTGACTGCTGCTTCGGGGAAAAGGAGTAAAATATTGACTGCTTGGCACAAAGCAACAGATGGTGCTATAACCACTCAGCATAAGGCCAATTTAGTCAATcagaaacctttttaaaaaggcaTGTTTGACACaacctttaaaggggacctattgtgccttttccacttttctaacctataaatgttaaacaataaacgataaattttttttgctcattttgaagtgagctctgaaagacATTTGGTTTCAAAAGGTTCCCGGGAGGGAACCAGTACATTTGAGATGAGCATAACCAAATTTGTGAACTCCAAGCTCACCCTTTCATTAGCTGGGCGGCTGTGAAGTAGGCAGCCATGGCCTGGTCATGCTCGCTCTCCATTGCAAACGAGTGACCATAGGCAATCCAAGCAGGACCGTACGTCCTCTCCAAGGTGGTAGCTTTGCTGTGGGAAAGGCAAAACAATCACCATCGAATTACCAAATGCCTTACCTCTAGATGTGCACTTTATTGTGCACTggcttaataaataaatacctgaGGTAGCGACGGGCGTTTTCGTTTTTATGGCCGACCATCAGATAGTAGCAGCCCACGGCAAACCAAGACACCTGCaaacatgtatatatatttttgtcttagctcataattgaaatgaatgaaaacctaaGTGGTGTAGAGGCAACACTTACTGGGTTGTTGGGATACAAGTCTACAAGTTTGTGTGAGAGGTAAAACAACTCTGCAGGACAAAACatacacataaataaaaatatttttaattgaaatttcaGTATTGATTCATGAAATACTGTGTGTTACCGTTTGCTTTTCCGAGTTCTACTAGCGTTCCTATATGCACTGGTAAACAGGTAGCATGGAAGGGGTCTTTCACCATTACCCTAAAAATGCACAAAAGGAAGACAAAGTGGGCTGCtgccgtacacacacacacacaggcacgcACACAAAATCACATTTATACAAGACAGTGACTTACATGGATGTAAGCTTGTAGCACATCTTAAAGTCACAGTTGTAATAATGTCTCTCTGCAAGAGACACCACCATGTCCAGATTGTCCTGGAGACCATTGACAATGGCGGGCACAACCAAGTCACTGGGCTTGTTGTACTGTAGCGAGGATACACAAAAAATTAGCAGGGCAATATGATGCATTCACAGACCACAACATTAGTTAATCTGCACATTTGCTTTTACACTCAGTTTATCGGTCGTATTTGATCAATTAAGACATGCTTATTATTGTCGTTGTTTGAGGTGTGAGAATTGCACTGCATGATGTCAATAGTTGTTTCTAAAATGGTAAGCAATTGTGAGAGAGTGGTCTGGATGgacatttattcaaaattagCCACAtgagaaattaaaaatgtgctgctttgtgTCTTCCCTATCTAACAAAAGACATCAACAGTCTCCTACCTTCTTTAACTTGTTCTCAAAGAGAAAACGAAGcagctcctcttcttcttctgtgcacTGCTGGCTCAGAGGTAGTGATTCCAGGAAGTCTTTCTCTATTAGAAACAAAGATTCGTTGACAATTTTGCATGACTGACAGgatggaaaattaaaaacaaaacatatctgGAACTGGCCTTCACCTTCCTGGGCTGTAAGCATGTGGTGCGATGTCAAAAGGTCGAAGGCTTCAAAACAATACACATCCAGCTTCAAGGCCTCTTTGTAGCTGGAGGTGGCCAACGGCCTGTTGTCCATAGCGTCATAGATCTTGCCACGCAGGAGGCAGATGGAGCTGCTGAtcttaaatataaaaacatgtttcttgAGTCCACTTGTTTTTGAACCTTTTGCTTTGAAGTGCCACTTCCCCTTccggtttgtgtgtgtttatcagTGCAGAAGTTACTGCTGATATAAGTTTTCAAATGTTAGTTAGAATATTTACAACACATTTGAAGATTCAATGGCGAAATGATTTATGATGTTATGACACTTATTATATGCAGGTATATTTGATGCCATTGTTACCAATCAAATTAAACTTATTTATAAACCACTTTAAAACAACCACAGTAAAACAAGGTGCTGTAagagaataataaaatatatgaaaagaacagaaacctcacaaaaaccaaaattaccccaagagcgcagcaacaaCTCATTCAAGAGATCAAAAAgtccccacaacaacatccaaagatctgcaggtctcacttgcctcagttaaggtcagtgttcatgactccatcataAGAAAAACACTGGGCTAAAACGGCCTACATGGCAAGTTCCAAGACGAAAAACTACTGCTGAACTAAAATAACAGGCTCCTCTCAATTTTGCCGGAAGACATGTTTATGATCCCTCAAAAAAACACTCTGTGTGTGGTCTGACTAGACAAAAGTGAAACTTTTTGACagatgtgtgtcccattacatctggcataaaagtaaaaacaagttgtaccaacagtaaaatacagtggtggtagtgtgatggtctggtgctgttttgctgcttctgaACCTGAAAGACTTGCTCTGATAaacggaaccatgaattctgctgtctaccaaaaaatcatGACAGAGAATGTCTGGCCATATGATCGTGACTCTTGAAACCAACTTGGggtgtgcagcaggacaatgatccaaaacacaccagcaagtccacctctgacttgtggctgaagaaaaagaaaatgaagacCTGAAGATGGGTGGTCCGCTTTACGAGTCAACGATATTCCGTGTCAGAGGGAATTCGTTTACATAGCGCGTTAGATGGGTGAGGGTTAGCTGCCGGTGCTGTCCATTTCTTCCAAGAGGAGCCTTTGGAGTGGCCTaatcaaagtcctgacctgaatcatATTGATATggtgtggcatgaccttaagatggtgcttcatgctggaatACCCTACAATGTGATTGAATTACAACAACTCTGCAatgatgagtgggccaaaattcctccacagcgctgtaagagactaaATGCAAGGCATCTCAAATGCTTGCCTGAAGTTGTTGCTGCAAAGGGGGGCTCAAGCAGTTTTTATGTTAAggaggcaatcactttttccccacagagggccatgtaggtttggattttttacctcccttaattaaaaaaaaaagtttcattcaaaaactgcattttgtgttcatttctgttgtcattgactaatattaaaatttgtttgatgatctgaaacatttaagtttgACAATCAGGAAGgggtaaatacattttcacaccactctgtgtgtgtatgagacaGTCATGAGTGACAGCCACGTACGCCTGTCATCGTATTCGGCCTGGATTGAAGTGTCCCACAATAATTTTTATGCAGTTTTGTTTGCAGCTGTGAAAAATATAGACATTTGTGAGGCGGCTGCAGTCTTCTAAgactttttgaatttttaaaaatgccatcTTTCACCACTAGCAAACAATCCCTTTGGGAGAATTGTGTgatataaatagaataaatagtTTTCTTCCTGAAATAAATTTTTCAGTACTGAAATTTACTTACAGAGGCAGGTGACATGTCCCAATCCTTGTTTGGCTCCGGCGTCTCAACCTCCTCCTTTGTGTTCCTCTCTAGTGGCTTCTTACAGCTTGGCTCCTCTGCCAGAATATCCAAGGCCTGCTGGAACTCTTTCGCAGCATACTAGCAAAACAAACAGTCCCTAATCAGTTCAATCCAACTCCAgcttccattattattatgcttaaaTAGGAACTTACAtggcaccgtgcagccagacACTGACAAGCTCCATACAGCTGCATTGGAGAGAATAACAGTCACAATAGTTATCAATGAAACTTACATGTCCTTCTATGTATATCTAATTAAACTTTGCTACAAGCAGACATTCTGTGTGACACATATCAGCC
This is a stretch of genomic DNA from Doryrhamphus excisus isolate RoL2022-K1 chromosome 9, RoL_Dexc_1.0, whole genome shotgun sequence. It encodes these proteins:
- the cdc16 gene encoding cell division cycle protein 16 homolog isoform X1, coding for MNLERLRKRVRQFIDQQHYQTALFWADKVASLSHEDPQDIYWLAQCLFLTSQYHRASHALRSRKLDKLYGACQCLAARCHYAAKEFQQALDILAEEPSCKKPLERNTKEEVETPEPNKDWDMSPASISSSICLLRGKIYDAMDNRPLATSSYKEALKLDVYCFEAFDLLTSHHMLTAQEEKDFLESLPLSQQCTEEEEELLRFLFENKLKKYNKPSDLVVPAIVNGLQDNLDMVVSLAERHYYNCDFKMCYKLTSMVMVKDPFHATCLPVHIGTLVELGKANELFYLSHKLVDLYPNNPVSWFAVGCYYLMVGHKNENARRYLSKATTLERTYGPAWIAYGHSFAMESEHDQAMAAYFTAAQLMKGCHLPMLYIGLEYGLTNNSKLAERFFSQALSIAPEDPFVIHEVAVVAFQNGDWKMAEKYFLDAMEKIKAIGNEVTVDKWEPLLNNLGHVCRKLKKYDQALEYHRQALVLIPQHASTYAAIGYVHSLMGNFESAIDYFHTALGLKRDDAFSVTMLGHCINMYIGETDAYVGTDIDDKVQGSMDTPALIKVLHKTEPGDTLASPRLEDASAMSTETPLSSQDKMVLDMPLRLSLTLECDMYESDVMLDTLSDTST
- the cdc16 gene encoding cell division cycle protein 16 homolog isoform X2; this translates as MNLERLRKRVRQFIDQQHYQTALFWADKVASLSHEDPQDIYWLAQCLFLTSQYHRASHALRSRKLDKLYGACQCLAARCHYAAKEFQQALDILAEEPSCKKPLERNTKEEVETPEPNKDWDMSPASISSSICLLRGKIYDAMDNRPLATSSYKEALKLDVYCFEAFDLLTSHHMLTAQEEKDFLESLPLSQQCTEEEEELLRFLFENKLKKYNKPSDLVVPAIVNGLQDNLDMVVSLAERHYYNCDFKMCYKLTSMVMVKDPFHATCLPVHIGTLVELGKANELFYLSHKLVDLYPNNPVSWFAVGCYYLMVGHKNENARRYLSKATTLERTYGPAWIAYGHSFAMESEHDQAMAAYFTAAQLMKGCHLPMLYIGLEYGLTNNSKLAERFFSQALSIAPEDPFVIHEVAVVAFQNGDWKMAEKYFLDAMEKIKAIGNEVTVDKWEPLLNNLGHVCRKLKKYDQALEYHRQALVLIPQHASTYAAIGYVHSLMGNFESAIDYFHTALGLKRDDAFSVTMLGHCINMYIGETDAYEPTLMTRSKAAWTLRP